In Brucella melitensis bv. 1 str. 16M, a genomic segment contains:
- a CDS encoding DNA translocase FtsK, whose product MRQGYSPSYPLRDERITEDRLRFANLVRRQVYILLGLGLLSLTAMAVGALATWNVADPSFSHATDNPVTNALGYPGAVFSDLAMQFFGLASVPALLPLAVWSLLLMIRGYIGRIARRSLAWVGAALLFAAIASCFAVPQSWPMPIGLGGVFGDMLLRIPGFFLGGFPQGAIASAIALVLAFPALWFCFFASGIIGRGAEAVNPAMLSANRSADDEFADEDADNEAGGGFHFIGALTHLVLMTTATIRRMTGLGRRRSREDDFDDMRMVRRSAETRNAPPPRARKARVEQTAPSPKPGPRAQREAQPSFLKDNGIFEMPSLHFLAEPKLVQRDPALSKDALEQNARLLAGVLEDFGVRGEIINVKPGPVVTLYELEPAPGIKSSRVIGLADDIARSMSAIAARVAVIPGRNAIGIELPNPKREMVYLREMLASRDFEQSKAKLALALGKTINGEPVIADIAKMPHVLVAGTTGSGKSVAINTMILSLLYRMTPQECRLIMIDPKMLELSVYDGIPHLLTPVVTDPKKAVVALKWTVREMEDRYRKMSKVGVRNIDGFNQRVGLAQKKGEPIARTVQTGFDRNTGEAIYETEELDLEPMPYIVVIIDEMADLMMVAGKDIEGAVQRLAQMARAAGIHVIMATQRPSVDVITGTIKANFPTRISFQVTSKIDSRTILGEQGAEQLLGQGDMLFMAGGGRIQRVHGPFVGDDEVERIVQHLKLQGVPEYLDAITEDEDDDEGGSGPAGTGNLEDSDDPYDQAVAVVLRDKKASTSYIQRRLGIGYNRAASIIERMEDEGIVGPANHAGKREILVPTGDDDF is encoded by the coding sequence ATGCGGCAAGGATATTCGCCCTCATACCCGCTGCGTGACGAGCGGATTACGGAAGACAGGTTGCGGTTTGCCAATCTCGTCCGCAGGCAGGTCTATATCCTTCTGGGGCTGGGGCTTCTTTCGCTCACCGCCATGGCGGTTGGCGCGCTTGCCACATGGAATGTCGCCGATCCAAGCTTCAGCCATGCCACCGACAATCCTGTCACCAATGCGCTCGGCTATCCGGGCGCCGTGTTCTCCGATCTGGCCATGCAGTTCTTCGGCCTTGCCAGCGTTCCGGCGCTGCTGCCGCTTGCGGTCTGGTCGCTTCTCCTGATGATCCGGGGTTATATCGGGCGTATCGCCCGGCGCAGCCTTGCGTGGGTGGGGGCGGCGCTGCTCTTTGCCGCCATTGCAAGCTGCTTCGCCGTGCCGCAAAGCTGGCCAATGCCAATCGGCCTTGGCGGTGTTTTCGGCGATATGCTGCTTCGGATACCGGGTTTCTTCCTTGGCGGGTTCCCGCAAGGGGCTATTGCCTCCGCTATTGCGCTGGTTCTGGCTTTTCCAGCCTTGTGGTTCTGTTTTTTTGCAAGCGGCATCATTGGTCGCGGGGCGGAAGCGGTCAATCCGGCCATGCTTTCGGCAAATCGTTCTGCCGATGATGAATTCGCGGATGAGGATGCAGACAATGAAGCCGGTGGCGGTTTCCACTTCATCGGTGCGCTGACCCATCTGGTGCTGATGACGACAGCCACGATCAGGCGCATGACCGGACTTGGCCGCCGCCGCTCGCGCGAGGATGATTTCGACGACATGCGCATGGTGCGCCGCAGTGCCGAAACCCGCAATGCGCCGCCGCCCCGCGCCCGCAAGGCGCGTGTGGAACAGACCGCGCCGTCGCCGAAGCCCGGCCCGCGCGCCCAGCGCGAGGCGCAGCCTTCCTTCCTTAAGGATAATGGTATCTTTGAAATGCCGTCGCTGCATTTCCTGGCCGAACCGAAGCTCGTGCAGCGCGACCCCGCGCTTTCCAAGGATGCGCTGGAGCAGAATGCCCGTCTGCTTGCGGGCGTGCTGGAAGATTTCGGTGTGCGTGGCGAGATCATCAATGTCAAACCCGGCCCCGTGGTCACGCTTTATGAGCTTGAACCGGCACCGGGCATCAAGTCCTCGCGCGTCATCGGCCTTGCCGACGATATTGCGCGCTCGATGAGCGCGATTGCCGCGCGTGTGGCTGTCATTCCGGGGCGCAACGCGATCGGTATCGAACTGCCGAACCCTAAGCGCGAAATGGTCTATCTGCGTGAGATGCTGGCGAGCCGCGACTTTGAGCAATCGAAGGCGAAGCTTGCGCTGGCACTCGGCAAGACCATCAATGGCGAGCCGGTCATTGCCGATATTGCCAAGATGCCGCACGTTCTGGTTGCGGGCACCACCGGCTCGGGCAAGTCGGTTGCGATCAACACCATGATCCTGTCGTTGCTCTATCGCATGACGCCGCAGGAATGCCGCCTCATCATGATCGACCCCAAGATGCTGGAGCTTTCCGTCTATGACGGCATTCCGCATCTGCTGACGCCGGTTGTGACGGACCCGAAGAAGGCCGTTGTCGCGCTCAAATGGACCGTGCGCGAAATGGAAGACCGCTATCGCAAGATGTCGAAGGTCGGCGTGCGCAATATTGACGGCTTCAACCAGCGTGTCGGTCTGGCGCAGAAAAAGGGCGAGCCGATTGCGCGCACGGTACAGACCGGCTTCGACCGCAATACCGGCGAGGCGATCTACGAGACGGAAGAACTCGATCTCGAACCCATGCCCTATATCGTCGTGATTATCGACGAAATGGCCGACCTCATGATGGTCGCAGGCAAGGATATTGAAGGCGCGGTGCAGCGTCTGGCGCAGATGGCGCGTGCGGCAGGCATTCACGTCATCATGGCGACGCAGCGCCCGTCGGTCGATGTCATCACCGGCACGATCAAGGCCAATTTCCCGACCCGCATTTCCTTCCAGGTGACGTCGAAGATCGACAGCCGAACCATTCTGGGCGAACAGGGTGCCGAACAGCTTCTTGGCCAGGGCGACATGCTGTTCATGGCGGGCGGCGGGCGCATCCAGCGCGTGCATGGGCCATTTGTCGGCGACGACGAGGTGGAGCGCATCGTGCAGCATCTCAAGCTTCAGGGCGTGCCGGAATATCTCGATGCCATCACCGAGGATGAAGACGATGACGAGGGCGGTAGCGGCCCGGCTGGAACCGGCAATCTGGAGGATTCCGACGATCCGTATGATCAGGCCGTGGCCGTCGTGCTGCGCGACAAGAAGGCGTCCACATCCTATATTCAGCGCCGTCTCGGCATCGGCTATAATCGCGCTGCCTCAATCATCGAACGCATGGAAGATGAGGGCATTGTCGGCCCGGCCAACCATGCGGGCAAGCGCGAAATACTGGTGCCCACGGGCGATGATGATTTCTAA
- a CDS encoding PLP-dependent aminotransferase family protein, which translates to MIPIGLLHSLEAVEAAYTGGEIGRGEQGAPADRMPLVEKVMGIIRGRITAMSLAPGARLPSIRRLAETMNVSKSTVVEAYDRLVAEGIIQSRRGAGFYVSERARQPFSLAATAPHKDRQIDPFWVMRQSLEAESRTLKPGCGWLPDGWLPQEALRRALRTIARDDQSNLTTYGEPLGFRPLRQHLAHRLGEQGIDIAGGEILLTDSGTQAIDLICRYLLQPGDTVLVDDPCYFNFQAVLLTHRVKLVGVPYTHSGPDLDAFANAATEHAPKLYISNAGLHNPTGGIMTPATAHRLLKLAEAHGITLVEDNIFGDFHPSPTPLLAELDGFERVLHIGSFSKTLSAAARVGYIAGRRDWIEGLTDLKLATSFGCNALSPQIVHALLIDGTYRRHIESLRTRLADAMTLTANRLKATGLDLWTKPQGGMFLWARLPDGMDSGPVARHALEKGVVLAPGNVFSPSCTAAGFLRFNVAQSADPYIYAVLREAMKAASS; encoded by the coding sequence ATGATTCCGATCGGCCTGCTGCATAGCTTGGAAGCTGTCGAAGCCGCCTATACAGGCGGGGAAATCGGGCGTGGCGAACAAGGCGCCCCCGCCGACAGGATGCCACTCGTCGAAAAGGTCATGGGCATCATTCGCGGCCGCATCACCGCGATGAGCCTCGCACCCGGGGCGAGGCTGCCCTCGATCCGCCGCCTTGCGGAAACGATGAACGTCTCGAAATCGACTGTGGTGGAAGCCTATGACCGGCTGGTCGCGGAAGGTATCATCCAGTCGCGGCGCGGCGCGGGCTTTTATGTTTCCGAGCGGGCGCGCCAGCCATTCTCGCTTGCCGCCACCGCCCCGCACAAGGACCGGCAGATCGATCCGTTCTGGGTCATGCGGCAATCGCTCGAAGCGGAAAGCCGAACCCTCAAGCCCGGCTGCGGCTGGCTACCCGATGGATGGTTGCCGCAGGAGGCCCTTCGCCGGGCGCTGCGCACCATTGCCCGCGACGACCAGAGCAACCTCACCACTTATGGCGAGCCGCTTGGCTTCCGCCCCTTGCGCCAGCATCTCGCCCACCGCCTTGGCGAGCAGGGCATCGACATTGCGGGCGGGGAAATCCTGCTCACCGATTCCGGCACGCAGGCCATTGATCTCATCTGCCGCTATCTCCTCCAGCCCGGCGACACGGTGCTGGTGGACGATCCATGCTATTTCAATTTTCAGGCGGTGCTGCTCACCCATCGGGTAAAACTGGTTGGCGTGCCTTACACCCATTCCGGGCCAGATCTCGACGCCTTCGCCAATGCGGCAACCGAACACGCGCCCAAGCTCTATATCTCCAATGCCGGGCTGCATAACCCGACCGGCGGCATCATGACGCCTGCCACGGCCCACCGGCTTTTAAAGCTTGCCGAAGCCCATGGCATCACTCTGGTCGAAGACAATATCTTTGGTGATTTCCACCCCTCGCCCACCCCGCTTCTGGCAGAGCTGGACGGGTTTGAGCGTGTGCTGCACATTGGCAGTTTCTCCAAGACGCTGTCGGCAGCCGCGCGCGTTGGCTATATTGCCGGACGCCGGGACTGGATCGAAGGGCTTACCGACCTCAAACTCGCCACCAGCTTCGGCTGCAATGCGCTCTCGCCGCAGATCGTCCATGCACTTCTGATCGACGGCACCTATCGGCGGCATATTGAAAGCCTGCGCACCAGGCTTGCAGATGCCATGACACTGACCGCAAACCGGCTGAAGGCAACCGGCCTGGACTTATGGACGAAACCGCAAGGCGGCATGTTTTTATGGGCGCGGCTTCCCGACGGGATGGATTCCGGACCTGTTGCCCGTCATGCTCTGGAAAAAGGCGTCGTGCTTGCACCGGGAAATGTCTTCAGCCCCTCATGCACGGCGGCAGGCTTTCTGCGTTTCAATGTCGCCCAGTCCGCAGACCCTTATATTTACGCGGTTCTGCGTGAGGCCATGAAGGCCGCAAGCTCCTGA
- a CDS encoding succinate dehydrogenase iron-sulfur subunit, translated as MVELALPKNSRMQEGKTWPRPDGATRVTEFRIYRWSPDDDENPRIDTYYVDRDDCGPMVLDGLLYIKNKIDPTLTLRRSCREGICGSCAMNIDGANTLACTKGMDDIKGTIKVYPLPHMPVVKDLVPDLNNFYAQHRSIEPWLKTVSPEPQKEWLQSHEDRQKLDGLYECILCACCSTSCPSYWWNGDRYLGPAVLLQAYRWLIDSRDEAKGERLDNLEDPFRLYRCHTIMNCAQTCPKGLNPAKAIAEIKKMMVERRV; from the coding sequence ATGGTTGAACTCGCACTTCCCAAGAATTCCCGTATGCAGGAGGGCAAGACCTGGCCCCGTCCTGATGGCGCCACCCGTGTCACGGAATTCCGCATCTATCGCTGGTCGCCGGATGACGACGAAAATCCGCGTATCGATACCTATTATGTCGATCGTGACGATTGTGGTCCGATGGTTCTGGACGGTCTGCTCTATATCAAGAACAAGATCGACCCGACGCTGACGCTGCGCCGTTCGTGCCGTGAAGGCATTTGCGGTTCCTGCGCCATGAATATCGATGGCGCGAACACGCTTGCCTGCACCAAGGGTATGGACGACATCAAGGGCACCATCAAGGTCTATCCGCTGCCGCATATGCCGGTGGTGAAGGATCTTGTGCCGGACCTCAATAATTTCTACGCCCAGCACCGTTCCATTGAGCCATGGCTCAAGACGGTTTCGCCGGAGCCGCAGAAGGAATGGCTGCAAAGCCATGAGGACCGCCAGAAGCTCGATGGTCTTTATGAGTGCATTCTGTGCGCCTGCTGCTCGACCTCATGCCCGAGCTATTGGTGGAACGGCGACCGTTATCTTGGCCCCGCCGTGCTGCTTCAGGCCTATCGCTGGCTGATCGATTCCAGAGACGAAGCCAAGGGCGAACGCCTCGATAACCTTGAGGATCCGTTCCGGCTTTATCGCTGCCATACGATCATGAATTGCGCCCAGACCTGCCCGAAGGGTCTGAACCCGGCCAAGGCGATTGCCGAAATCAAGAAGATGATGGTCGAGCGCCGCGTGTAA
- a CDS encoding EVE domain-containing protein encodes MAYWLFKSEPFKWSWEMQKARGEKGEQWDGVRNYQARNNMRAMKLGDKGFFYHSNEGLEVVGIVEVCALAHPDSTTDDPRWECVDIKAVRDMPKPVTLKDVKANPRLQDMSLVTSMRLSVQPVTEDEWIEVCRMGGLDANDI; translated from the coding sequence ATGGCTTACTGGCTGTTCAAATCCGAACCGTTCAAATGGTCATGGGAAATGCAAAAGGCCCGTGGCGAAAAGGGCGAACAGTGGGACGGCGTGCGCAATTATCAGGCGCGCAACAACATGCGCGCCATGAAGCTGGGCGACAAGGGCTTCTTCTATCATTCCAACGAGGGGCTTGAAGTGGTGGGCATTGTCGAGGTCTGCGCGCTGGCGCATCCCGACAGCACCACCGACGATCCGCGCTGGGAATGTGTGGATATCAAGGCTGTTCGCGATATGCCGAAGCCGGTGACGCTGAAGGATGTGAAGGCAAACCCCAGGCTGCAAGACATGTCGCTCGTCACCTCGATGCGCCTTTCCGTGCAGCCGGTGACGGAAGACGAATGGATCGAAGTCTGCCGCATGGGCGGACTGGATGCGAACGACATCTGA
- a CDS encoding class I SAM-dependent methyltransferase, with translation MLDPAHKSARDFIVANTGLQAPPHVPEICLHLADEAHELWHKTEEELATIGLPPPFWAFAWAGGQGVARYILDHPECVAGKRVLDFASGSGLVAIAAMKAGAKNILACDIDPFALPAIEINAAANDVAISVTPEDLIGQDRGWDMILAGDVFYEKPLADRLIPWFTKLAERGARIIVGDPGRAYLPKERLQQLAIYTVPVTRALEDAEVKCTTVWAFI, from the coding sequence ATGCTCGATCCGGCCCATAAAAGCGCACGCGATTTCATTGTGGCCAATACGGGCCTGCAAGCGCCGCCGCATGTGCCGGAAATTTGCCTGCATCTGGCCGACGAAGCGCATGAGCTTTGGCACAAGACCGAGGAAGAGCTTGCAACGATTGGCCTGCCGCCGCCCTTCTGGGCTTTTGCCTGGGCGGGCGGTCAGGGCGTGGCGCGTTATATCCTCGACCATCCAGAATGTGTGGCAGGCAAAAGGGTGCTGGATTTCGCCTCAGGCTCCGGCCTTGTCGCTATTGCCGCAATGAAGGCAGGCGCGAAAAATATCCTTGCCTGCGATATTGATCCATTCGCCCTGCCCGCCATCGAAATCAATGCAGCCGCAAATGACGTAGCGATAAGCGTTACGCCGGAAGACCTGATTGGGCAGGACCGCGGCTGGGATATGATTCTGGCAGGCGACGTCTTTTATGAAAAGCCGCTCGCCGACCGGCTCATTCCGTGGTTCACAAAGCTTGCCGAACGGGGCGCCCGCATCATCGTCGGCGATCCGGGCCGCGCCTATCTGCCTAAGGAACGGCTGCAACAGCTTGCCATATATACCGTGCCGGTAACGCGCGCCCTTGAAGACGCGGAAGTGAAGTGCACGACCGTCTGGGCATTTATTTAG
- a CDS encoding ammonium transporter: MLITGRNKQTALMASLPALFALAGTAMAQDTAPAPTLDTGDTAWMLTSTALVLMMTIPGLALFYGGMVRKKNVLSTVMQSFAITCLMSILWMIAGYSLAFTDGGSLHSYIGGFSKVFFSGVTMESLTGTIPEYLFITFQMTFAIITPALITGSFAERMKFSSMLVFLTLWLFIVYVPVAHWVWGGGFMASDGVLDFAGGTVVHINAGVAGLVAALVIGKRDGYGHTNMAPHNLVLSVIGAALLWVGWFGFNAGSAAGANALAGVAMLNTQVATAGAALAWMFVEWAISGKPSVLGIISGAVAGLVAVTPAAGFVNPTGALIIGIVAGAVCYVAAVKIKHVLGYDDSLDAFGVHGVGGFVGAVLTGFFADATINPASEGATIGKQFFGAAITIIYTAIATVIILYVVKAIMGLRPGKQAEIEGLDIALHGEAVQ, translated from the coding sequence ATGCTCATAACAGGAAGAAACAAGCAAACGGCCCTCATGGCCAGCCTGCCCGCACTTTTCGCCCTGGCGGGGACGGCAATGGCGCAGGACACCGCACCGGCACCAACCCTCGATACGGGCGATACGGCCTGGATGCTGACTTCAACCGCGCTTGTGTTGATGATGACCATACCCGGTCTGGCGCTGTTTTATGGCGGCATGGTGCGCAAGAAGAACGTGCTGTCCACGGTGATGCAAAGCTTTGCCATCACCTGCCTCATGTCCATCCTGTGGATGATCGCAGGCTATTCGCTGGCCTTTACCGATGGCGGCTCGCTCCATTCCTATATTGGCGGCTTCTCGAAGGTTTTCTTCTCCGGAGTGACGATGGAATCGCTCACCGGAACCATCCCTGAATATCTCTTCATCACCTTCCAGATGACGTTTGCGATCATCACGCCCGCGCTGATTACCGGCTCGTTTGCAGAGCGCATGAAGTTTTCCTCCATGCTGGTTTTCCTGACGCTGTGGCTGTTCATCGTTTATGTTCCGGTTGCCCATTGGGTCTGGGGCGGGGGCTTCATGGCTTCCGATGGCGTGCTTGATTTTGCCGGTGGCACGGTCGTTCATATCAATGCCGGTGTTGCCGGTCTGGTGGCAGCCCTCGTTATCGGCAAGCGCGATGGTTATGGCCACACTAACATGGCGCCGCACAATCTCGTGCTCTCGGTCATCGGTGCTGCCCTTCTGTGGGTGGGCTGGTTCGGCTTCAATGCCGGTTCTGCCGCCGGTGCCAATGCGCTTGCCGGTGTCGCCATGCTCAACACGCAGGTCGCAACCGCCGGTGCTGCTCTTGCGTGGATGTTTGTGGAATGGGCTATTTCCGGCAAGCCAAGTGTGCTCGGCATTATTTCCGGCGCTGTTGCGGGCCTTGTCGCGGTCACGCCCGCTGCCGGTTTTGTCAATCCGACCGGCGCGCTTATCATCGGCATCGTTGCCGGTGCGGTCTGCTATGTGGCGGCTGTGAAGATCAAGCATGTGCTGGGCTATGACGATTCGCTCGATGCGTTCGGCGTCCATGGCGTCGGTGGTTTTGTCGGCGCGGTGCTGACCGGCTTTTTTGCCGATGCTACGATCAATCCGGCCAGCGAAGGGGCAACCATCGGCAAGCAGTTCTTCGGCGCCGCCATCACGATCATTTATACGGCGATTGCCACCGTGATCATCCTTTACGTGGTCAAGGCCATCATGGGCTTGCGGCCCGGCAAGCAGGCCGAGATCGAGGGGCTGGATATCGCCTTGCATGGGGAGGCGGTGCAGTGA
- a CDS encoding VOC family protein, with product MLDHIGFNIADMKKSRAFYDAALSPLGIGHAMEFGDWVGYGRNGKPEFWIGAQKGAKLEGVLHVAFSAGTRSEVDRFYEAAIAAGGRDNGKPGLRPHYHPDYYAAFVLDPDGHNIEVVCHLPE from the coding sequence ATGCTCGATCATATCGGTTTCAATATTGCGGATATGAAAAAGTCGCGCGCATTTTATGATGCGGCGCTGTCTCCGCTTGGTATCGGCCATGCCATGGAATTCGGAGATTGGGTTGGCTACGGGCGAAATGGCAAGCCGGAATTCTGGATCGGAGCACAGAAAGGCGCGAAACTGGAAGGCGTGTTGCATGTGGCCTTTTCAGCCGGGACGCGTTCGGAAGTGGACCGCTTTTACGAAGCCGCAATCGCTGCCGGGGGCAGGGATAATGGCAAGCCGGGCCTGAGGCCCCACTACCACCCGGATTACTATGCGGCTTTCGTGCTGGACCCGGATGGCCACAATATAGAAGTCGTCTGCCATCTGCCGGAATAA
- a CDS encoding ubiquinone biosynthesis hydroxylase, whose translation MAGQKNTDAPRNNDVVIAGGGYVGLVTAVAIKSAAPHLSVTVIDGAPAGAWKNDPRASSIAAAASRMLYKLGCWQEIVPEAQPITEMVITDSRTSDPVRPVFLTFEGEVEPGEPFAHMVENRVLNTALHNKADALGITFLEAVSVENFETRPEGVTVTLANGDRLETRLLIAADGARSRLRDLAGIKTVNWDYGQSGIVCNVAHERPHGGRADEHFLPAGPFAILPLKGNRCSLVWTERTADAERLIREDDFVFEAELEQRFGHRLGALHVEGPRRAFPLGLTLAREFVKPRFALVGDAAHRIHPIAGQGLNLGFRDAAAIAEVVVETDRLGLDIGSFAALERYQAWRRFDTVQMGVTTDILTKLFSNDNPAVRSIRDIGLGLVDRVPSLKSFFIKQAAGLSGDTPRLLKGEPI comes from the coding sequence ATGGCTGGCCAGAAAAATACGGACGCCCCACGCAATAACGATGTGGTGATTGCAGGCGGCGGCTATGTCGGCCTTGTCACGGCGGTTGCGATCAAGTCAGCCGCGCCCCACCTTTCCGTCACCGTGATCGATGGCGCGCCTGCGGGCGCGTGGAAGAACGACCCGCGCGCCTCCTCCATTGCCGCCGCCGCCTCGCGGATGCTCTACAAGCTTGGCTGCTGGCAGGAAATCGTTCCCGAAGCCCAGCCCATCACCGAAATGGTCATTACCGATTCGCGGACATCCGATCCCGTGCGCCCCGTCTTCCTCACCTTCGAGGGGGAGGTGGAACCGGGCGAACCCTTCGCCCATATGGTCGAGAACCGCGTGCTCAACACCGCATTGCACAACAAGGCGGATGCGCTCGGCATCACCTTCCTTGAAGCGGTGAGCGTGGAGAATTTTGAAACCCGGCCGGAAGGCGTAACCGTCACGCTGGCCAATGGCGACAGGCTGGAAACCCGCCTTTTGATCGCCGCCGATGGCGCTCGCTCGCGACTGCGCGATCTGGCAGGCATCAAGACCGTCAATTGGGACTATGGCCAATCCGGCATTGTCTGCAATGTGGCGCATGAGCGCCCGCATGGAGGCCGCGCCGACGAGCATTTTCTGCCTGCCGGCCCCTTTGCGATCCTTCCGTTGAAGGGCAATCGCTGCTCGCTCGTCTGGACGGAACGCACGGCAGACGCCGAACGGCTTATCCGCGAGGATGATTTCGTTTTCGAGGCCGAACTGGAACAGCGTTTTGGCCACCGCCTCGGCGCCCTGCATGTCGAAGGCCCACGCCGCGCCTTCCCGCTTGGCCTGACACTGGCGCGCGAATTCGTAAAGCCCCGCTTTGCGCTTGTGGGCGACGCCGCCCACCGCATCCACCCGATCGCCGGTCAGGGCCTCAATCTCGGCTTCCGCGATGCGGCGGCGATTGCCGAAGTGGTGGTCGAAACGGACCGCCTCGGCCTCGATATCGGTTCCTTTGCAGCCCTTGAGCGCTATCAGGCCTGGCGTCGCTTCGATACGGTGCAGATGGGCGTCACCACCGACATTCTGACCAAGCTTTTTTCCAACGACAATCCGGCGGTGCGTTCCATCCGCGACATCGGCCTCGGCCTTGTTGATCGCGTTCCAAGCCTCAAATCCTTCTTCATCAAACAGGCGGCCGGTCTTTCCGGCGATACGCCGCGCCTTTTGAAAGGCGAGCCTATCTGA
- a CDS encoding DMT family transporter: MNKTAGWINGFLGVLIFSGSLPATRLAVIDIDPTFLTMARASIAGLLGMVFLLLFREPFPRKSDAVSLVVVALGVVVGFPLLTGLALQHMTSARAIVFIGLLPLSTAIFAVLRGGERPRPLFWLFSVVGSLVVASYAYGQGSQSTLMGDGLMLAAIIVCGLGYAEGARLSRRLGGWQVICWALVFALPVMLPLSVFTRPETWNGIGAMAWGGLAYVSLFSMLIGFVFWYRGLAQGGTATVGQLQLLQPFFGLMLAAGVAGEPVSMGMVATAAVVVVCVAGAKKFA, encoded by the coding sequence ATGAACAAGACAGCGGGATGGATTAACGGATTTTTAGGGGTGCTGATCTTTTCCGGGTCACTGCCAGCAACGCGACTGGCCGTGATCGATATCGATCCGACCTTCCTGACCATGGCGCGGGCGTCCATCGCGGGATTGCTTGGAATGGTGTTTCTGCTCCTGTTTCGGGAGCCTTTTCCGCGCAAAAGCGATGCTGTTTCACTGGTTGTCGTGGCGCTGGGCGTCGTGGTCGGCTTTCCGCTTCTGACCGGGCTTGCGCTCCAACACATGACCTCCGCCCGTGCGATTGTCTTTATCGGCCTGCTGCCGCTTTCGACGGCGATCTTCGCAGTCCTGCGCGGCGGCGAGCGGCCGCGGCCACTGTTCTGGCTGTTTTCGGTTGTGGGAAGCCTGGTCGTCGCATCCTATGCCTATGGGCAGGGAAGTCAGTCCACGCTTATGGGCGATGGCTTGATGCTGGCGGCGATCATCGTCTGCGGGCTTGGCTATGCAGAAGGGGCGCGCCTTTCACGCAGGCTGGGCGGCTGGCAGGTCATATGCTGGGCGCTGGTGTTCGCGCTGCCCGTCATGTTGCCCTTGAGCGTCTTCACACGCCCTGAGACATGGAATGGCATCGGCGCGATGGCCTGGGGCGGGCTTGCCTATGTGTCCCTGTTTTCGATGCTGATCGGCTTTGTGTTCTGGTATCGCGGGCTGGCGCAGGGTGGTACGGCAACGGTCGGCCAGCTTCAGCTCCTCCAGCCTTTTTTCGGGCTGATGCTGGCGGCAGGCGTGGCAGGGGAACCGGTCAGCATGGGCATGGTAGCAACGGCGGCCGTGGTTGTTGTCTGCGTGGCGGGTGCGAAGAAATTCGCTTAG
- the tesB gene encoding acyl-CoA thioesterase II — MSDEEKSGIEQTAAMRELLSILDLETLEMDLFRGNSPQVGWQRVFGGQVIGQALIAAQRTVDPERHVHSLHAYFVRPGDPAIPIIYEVDRIRDGSSFSTRRVLAKQHGKAIFTLSASFQIDEGGLDHQMPMPEGLPQPEQLVGDHDIKEKYLDMAPPGVRKYWERERPIEIKPVSLTHYFSREKLEPVQHVWVRARGLVPDDRALQAAILAYLSDMTLLDTSLHPHGRFIFDRDMQVASLDHAMWFHRPCRLDDWLLYTQDAPSASGARGFNRGALYTRDGVLIASVAQEGLIRVHEKNK; from the coding sequence ATGTCTGATGAAGAAAAGTCCGGGATCGAGCAGACGGCGGCAATGCGCGAACTGCTGTCGATCCTTGATCTCGAAACGCTTGAAATGGATCTTTTTCGCGGCAACAGCCCGCAGGTCGGCTGGCAGCGCGTCTTTGGCGGGCAGGTCATCGGGCAGGCGCTGATTGCGGCGCAGCGCACCGTCGATCCCGAACGCCATGTGCATTCGCTCCACGCCTATTTCGTGCGTCCGGGCGATCCTGCCATTCCCATCATCTATGAGGTGGATCGCATCCGCGACGGTTCCAGCTTCAGCACCCGCCGCGTGCTGGCCAAGCAGCACGGCAAGGCGATCTTTACGCTTTCCGCTTCCTTCCAGATCGATGAAGGCGGCCTCGACCATCAAATGCCGATGCCCGAAGGGTTGCCGCAGCCGGAGCAGCTCGTCGGCGACCATGACATCAAGGAAAAATATCTCGATATGGCACCACCCGGCGTGCGCAAATATTGGGAACGGGAGCGCCCGATCGAAATCAAGCCGGTCTCGCTCACCCATTATTTCTCGCGCGAGAAGCTGGAGCCGGTGCAGCATGTCTGGGTGCGGGCAAGGGGGCTTGTCCCTGATGACCGCGCATTGCAGGCCGCCATTCTCGCTTATCTTTCCGATATGACGCTGCTCGATACCTCGCTTCACCCGCATGGCCGTTTCATTTTCGACCGCGACATGCAGGTAGCGAGCCTTGACCATGCCATGTGGTTCCACCGCCCGTGCCGGCTGGATGACTGGCTTCTTTATACGCAGGATGCGCCGAGCGCTTCTGGTGCGCGCGGCTTCAATCGTGGCGCGCTTTATACGCGCGATGGTGTGCTGATCGCATCGGTGGCGCAGGAAGGGCTGATCCGCGTCCACGAAAAAAACAAGTGA